The following proteins are encoded in a genomic region of Acetobacter oryzoeni:
- a CDS encoding autotransporter assembly complex protein TamA — protein MLNRLALTANRVLAGAALWGASSCLSWSWAADPQPYTTKLVPTGEADLDTAIKSSSDLQSLQSTHAVGPFALAGRVRNEYDRLRTALESCGYYAGTVHITLSRNGGKDAVKMDGMSPALSQWIESVPSGEKIQAEVKVDKGPLFHLGTVTLVDDKTGKPPVLTDAQKKAFGLAPGQPAVAKTVLDGGSNLMDALREDGHALATVEKPKAYLEPTTHTLNITYPVTPGPVLNIGKIDTTGLKQVHEKFVRRRMTVQEGQLYQPSKIENARQDLASVGVFSNVTVQDASTYAVDGTMPLDFSFKEAKRHSVAAEGGYSTDLGARAGGSWTHYNLLGNAERLRLTALITGLGGSAQQGLGYDVYADFFKPDFLQRNQNLSARIEGLRQLFWSYRQTAFLIRGGITRPLAKNWNGSFGLMAEQEKIEQFDVTRDYTIISAPLSVMFDNTGVGNPIEPATHGVRASMSITPSVSLGNKGSGTSFFAILNGTASTYFDLHHLGISKPGNSVLAFRGMVGSIQGASTWDIPPDQRLYAGGSSTVRGFRWQGVGPQYKNTRYAIGGTSLDAGSAEFRQRIIGNVGMAGFIDAGQVGSSSLPFTGKLRVGTGGGVRYYTPIGPIRLDVAVPLNRAPRGDKWDLYIGLGETF, from the coding sequence ATGCTGAACAGGCTTGCTCTCACTGCGAATCGTGTTCTGGCTGGTGCCGCCTTGTGGGGTGCATCGTCCTGCCTGTCTTGGTCCTGGGCGGCAGACCCACAGCCTTACACCACCAAGCTGGTGCCTACGGGAGAGGCTGATCTGGATACGGCTATCAAAAGCTCGTCCGATCTCCAGTCTCTCCAGTCCACGCATGCGGTGGGGCCGTTTGCGTTGGCCGGGCGTGTGCGGAATGAGTATGACCGCCTGCGCACCGCGCTGGAAAGCTGCGGCTATTACGCAGGCACGGTGCATATCACCCTCAGCCGGAATGGCGGCAAGGATGCCGTGAAGATGGACGGGATGTCTCCCGCTCTTTCACAATGGATCGAATCCGTGCCATCGGGTGAGAAAATTCAGGCCGAGGTGAAGGTGGATAAAGGCCCACTGTTTCATCTGGGCACCGTTACACTGGTGGATGATAAAACTGGCAAACCACCTGTTTTGACGGATGCCCAGAAAAAAGCCTTTGGTCTTGCGCCGGGCCAGCCTGCGGTTGCCAAAACGGTGCTGGATGGTGGCAGTAACCTGATGGACGCCCTGCGTGAAGATGGGCACGCTCTTGCCACGGTGGAAAAACCCAAAGCCTATCTGGAGCCCACCACACATACGCTGAACATTACCTACCCCGTAACGCCGGGCCCGGTGCTAAATATTGGCAAGATAGACACAACCGGCCTGAAGCAGGTGCATGAAAAGTTCGTGCGCCGCCGTATGACAGTGCAGGAAGGGCAGCTTTATCAGCCCTCTAAAATTGAAAACGCGCGGCAGGATCTGGCCTCCGTTGGGGTATTTTCCAACGTAACGGTGCAGGATGCCTCCACCTACGCAGTGGATGGCACCATGCCGCTTGATTTCAGCTTTAAGGAAGCCAAGCGCCATTCCGTAGCGGCGGAAGGGGGGTATTCCACAGATTTGGGTGCCCGTGCGGGTGGATCATGGACACATTATAACCTGCTGGGCAATGCAGAGCGCCTGCGCCTTACCGCACTGATTACCGGCCTTGGCGGTTCTGCCCAGCAAGGGTTGGGGTATGATGTGTATGCAGATTTCTTCAAACCCGATTTTCTGCAACGCAATCAGAATTTGAGCGCACGTATTGAAGGGCTGCGGCAGTTGTTCTGGTCTTACCGGCAGACGGCGTTTTTGATTCGTGGTGGCATTACGCGCCCGTTGGCCAAAAACTGGAACGGCAGTTTTGGATTGATGGCCGAGCAGGAAAAGATCGAACAGTTTGATGTAACGCGTGATTACACCATTATTTCTGCCCCGCTTTCCGTCATGTTTGATAATACCGGCGTGGGTAACCCTATTGAACCTGCAACGCACGGCGTACGCGCCAGCATGAGCATTACGCCATCTGTTTCCTTGGGCAACAAAGGCAGTGGCACCTCGTTTTTTGCCATCCTGAACGGCACGGCCTCTACCTATTTTGACCTGCACCATCTGGGCATTAGCAAGCCGGGCAACAGTGTTCTGGCTTTCCGCGGCATGGTTGGCAGTATTCAGGGTGCCAGCACGTGGGATATTCCGCCAGATCAGCGCCTGTATGCAGGGGGGAGTTCCACGGTACGCGGCTTCCGCTGGCAGGGCGTGGGGCCACAGTATAAAAACACACGCTATGCTATTGGTGGAACCTCTCTGGATGCCGGAAGTGCCGAGTTCCGCCAAAGGATTATAGGCAATGTGGGCATGGCCGGGTTTATAGATGCCGGTCAGGTTGGCAGCAGCAGTTTGCCATTTACGGGCAAGCTGCGTGTGGGCACCGGTGGCGGCGTGCGGTATTATACGCCCATTGGCCCCATTCGGCTGGATGTTGCCGTACCCCTTAACCGCGCCCCACGTGGGGATAAGTGGGATCTGTATATCGGCCTTGGGGAGACATTCTAA